The Trichocoleus sp. FACHB-46 genome has a segment encoding these proteins:
- a CDS encoding diguanylate cyclase domain-containing protein produces the protein MFFPSALWLSSAIAHDHLSVSPDLPMTEVVKLMSQAHKSYVLVVDADQLVGIFTERDVVRLTAAKTSWLEVAIATVMTTPVITLQESEATDVLVLLSRLWRYRIRHLPILDQRERIIGVVTRQSIREALKPAALLKARQIHEVMVSPVVAAPITTSVLQLSQLMHQHQISCVVLVQPEATNPAIAKPIGILTERDVVRLQAQNLDLAQTSVVAVINRPLHAIQPQASLWSAHEQMQQHQIRRLVVVGEAGELLGLVTQSSILQSLDPLELHPTLDALQQEVEARTQEMQQTNEKLQREIVERVKVEQTLQSQIAKEQLMSAIANHMRQSLHLDTILNTTVEEVRQFLQVDRVLIYRFESNGNSTVAVESVATDRMSIVGKMMEAAYFTKRCRQSYQMGQMQAIADVTQANLPSRYLHLLALLQARAALTVPILRGDELWGLLSAYQCGQPRQWQPLEIELLQQLSTQVGIAIQQAQLYQQLEVANQELRRLANSDGLTELANRRSFDEYLDKEWRRALRHRTPLALIMGDVDFFKRYNDCYGHLRGDRCLQQVAAVLRQTAKRPADLAARYGGEEFAILLPNTEDRGATLVATEIQTRIQTLRIPHAQSSIADYVTLSLGIACLVPRTGIAPTFLIAAADKALYQAKMAGRDRYLIYQESAQG, from the coding sequence ATGTTTTTCCCTTCTGCACTCTGGCTTAGTTCAGCGATCGCTCATGATCACTTGAGTGTTTCGCCTGACCTACCTATGACTGAAGTTGTCAAGCTGATGAGCCAAGCTCATAAAAGCTATGTGTTAGTCGTAGATGCAGATCAGCTAGTTGGCATTTTTACTGAACGAGATGTGGTGAGACTGACAGCAGCCAAAACTTCCTGGTTAGAGGTGGCGATCGCTACGGTGATGACAACTCCTGTCATCACATTACAGGAATCTGAAGCTACGGATGTTTTGGTTCTGTTATCGCGCTTATGGAGATATCGGATTCGTCATTTGCCAATCTTAGATCAGCGAGAACGCATTATCGGTGTCGTGACTCGCCAAAGTATCCGCGAAGCCCTCAAGCCCGCAGCGCTACTCAAGGCGCGGCAGATTCATGAAGTCATGGTTAGCCCCGTGGTGGCTGCCCCCATCACGACCTCTGTGCTGCAACTCAGCCAACTCATGCACCAGCATCAGATTAGTTGCGTGGTTCTGGTACAGCCTGAGGCGACAAATCCAGCGATCGCAAAGCCAATTGGCATCTTGACGGAGCGGGATGTAGTGCGGTTACAGGCGCAAAATTTAGACTTGGCCCAAACCTCCGTAGTGGCAGTAATAAATCGGCCATTGCATGCCATCCAACCGCAAGCTTCTCTTTGGAGCGCCCACGAGCAGATGCAACAGCATCAAATCCGGCGATTAGTAGTAGTAGGAGAAGCGGGGGAGCTGCTAGGTTTGGTAACTCAAAGTAGCATCCTGCAATCGCTCGATCCGTTGGAGTTACATCCAACATTAGATGCGCTGCAACAGGAGGTAGAGGCTCGGACGCAAGAAATGCAGCAGACCAACGAGAAATTGCAGCGAGAAATTGTGGAACGGGTGAAAGTAGAACAAACGCTGCAAAGTCAAATTGCCAAAGAACAATTGATGAGTGCGATCGCCAATCACATGCGGCAGTCGTTGCATCTAGACACCATCTTGAACACAACCGTGGAGGAAGTGAGGCAGTTTCTGCAAGTCGATCGGGTGCTGATTTACCGCTTTGAATCGAATGGCAACAGTACCGTTGCTGTAGAGTCGGTAGCAACCGATCGGATGTCGATCGTGGGGAAGATGATGGAGGCTGCTTACTTTACCAAGCGTTGCCGCCAGTCTTATCAGATGGGGCAGATGCAAGCGATCGCCGACGTGACCCAAGCCAACTTGCCATCGCGTTACCTGCATTTGCTGGCTCTGCTTCAAGCTCGTGCAGCTTTAACTGTGCCCATTCTTCGAGGCGACGAACTTTGGGGGCTACTCAGTGCCTATCAATGTGGCCAACCGCGACAGTGGCAACCCTTAGAAATTGAGCTGCTGCAACAGTTATCGACTCAGGTCGGCATTGCGATTCAACAAGCCCAGCTTTACCAACAACTAGAAGTGGCGAACCAAGAGCTACGGCGGTTAGCAAATTCGGACGGGTTAACTGAGTTAGCCAACCGTCGCTCTTTTGACGAATATTTAGATAAAGAGTGGCGACGCGCCTTGCGACACCGGACGCCCCTAGCGCTGATCATGGGCGATGTTGATTTCTTTAAACGCTATAACGATTGTTATGGGCATCTCAGGGGCGATCGCTGTTTGCAACAAGTGGCGGCGGTGCTGCGTCAAACAGCAAAGCGACCAGCAGACCTAGCGGCTCGCTATGGGGGTGAGGAGTTTGCCATTCTACTACCCAATACAGAAGATCGAGGTGCGACCTTGGTGGCCACAGAAATTCAAACCCGGATTCAGACTTTGCGAATTCCTCATGCTCAGTCCTCGATTGCGGATTATGTCACCTTGAGTTTGGGGATTGCTTGCTTAGTTCCTCGAACTGGCATTGCTCCCACGTTCTTAATTGCCGCTGCTGACAAAGCTCTATATCAAGCAAAAATGGCAGGACGCGATCGCTACTTGATCTATCAGGAGTCAGCTCAAGGCTGA
- a CDS encoding YihY/virulence factor BrkB family protein, whose translation MLSARFFRFFQHLNWKTIKEVIDSAGKQRLPGLSAEMAYNAMLGLFPAILAVLTAIGLFESLQGTLQRLASQLSQVAPEEVQILIQNFVRGISQTRNRSLFSLSFIAAIWASSGALSAAMTAFDHIQQVPPEQTRPFWKAKLVSVALTVGTILLLLMASFLMFISDLIVKHVASQSGFLGSGLLSTWRLLSWPLALGIVSAAFAFIYRYGPSQWKIGTPIMPGAVLAAVFWAILSSLFRYYVSHFGDFNRAYGAIGAVIVLLLWLYLSSLVLLIGNQLNVTVGAAMRQQHRQNVIQAIKLSRSLQPSDNPTTDSQK comes from the coding sequence ATGCTATCAGCTCGTTTTTTCCGCTTTTTTCAGCACCTAAACTGGAAAACGATTAAAGAAGTCATTGACTCTGCTGGTAAGCAGCGGCTACCAGGGCTCTCCGCAGAAATGGCTTACAACGCCATGTTGGGGCTGTTTCCGGCAATTTTGGCTGTTTTGACGGCGATTGGGCTATTTGAATCCCTGCAAGGAACGCTGCAAAGGCTAGCGTCTCAACTCAGTCAAGTCGCCCCTGAGGAAGTCCAGATTCTTATTCAAAACTTTGTCAGAGGCATCAGCCAAACCCGGAATCGTAGTTTGTTTTCCCTCAGTTTCATTGCAGCAATTTGGGCATCTTCCGGCGCGTTGAGTGCGGCAATGACGGCTTTTGACCACATCCAGCAAGTTCCACCAGAGCAAACTCGTCCGTTTTGGAAAGCTAAATTGGTTTCTGTCGCACTTACGGTCGGCACGATTTTGCTGTTACTGATGGCATCGTTTCTGATGTTTATTAGTGACTTGATCGTCAAGCATGTAGCCAGCCAAAGCGGTTTTTTAGGATCAGGGTTGCTGTCAACTTGGCGGCTACTGAGTTGGCCCTTGGCTCTGGGAATTGTCTCAGCAGCGTTTGCCTTTATTTATCGCTATGGTCCTAGCCAATGGAAGATTGGCACGCCCATTATGCCGGGAGCAGTACTGGCAGCAGTATTTTGGGCGATTCTCTCAAGTTTGTTTCGATATTATGTCTCCCATTTTGGCGACTTTAACCGAGCTTATGGTGCCATTGGTGCGGTGATTGTCTTGTTGCTCTGGCTTTACCTCAGCTCCTTGGTGCTCCTGATTGGCAACCAGTTAAATGTCACGGTGGGTGCAGCCATGCGGCAACAACACCGACAAAACGTGATTCAGGCAATCAAGCTATCGCGCTCGTTGCAGCCCAGCGACAATCCCACTACCGATAGTCAGAAATAA
- a CDS encoding SRPBCC family protein has translation MTADLFNDDCLASIPNRSQSEHEALLRGEILLSTRAYSAWGGAVTASMYLPLSRSLAWQQLTDYPRWVQYFPDLVRSEVLQRGDSLGSGGKRLYQVANKAFLFFTAQVEVYLRVVETVHQKIQFRQEQGSFTDFAAELTLQDYRTGTLLAYSVQATPAIPVPTLFVQQAIQLDLPTNMRQMRQVLCVK, from the coding sequence ATGACTGCTGACCTATTTAATGACGATTGTCTGGCATCGATCCCCAACCGCAGTCAGAGCGAACATGAAGCTCTGCTACGAGGCGAGATTCTACTGAGTACAAGAGCCTATTCTGCTTGGGGAGGGGCGGTTACAGCTTCGATGTATTTGCCCCTGTCGCGATCGCTGGCTTGGCAGCAGCTAACCGACTACCCCCGTTGGGTACAGTACTTTCCTGATCTGGTGCGCAGTGAAGTGCTGCAACGAGGCGATAGTCTAGGGTCAGGGGGAAAACGGCTTTACCAGGTGGCAAACAAGGCATTTCTCTTTTTTACTGCTCAAGTTGAGGTTTACCTGCGGGTAGTAGAGACTGTGCATCAAAAAATTCAGTTTCGCCAAGAGCAAGGCAGCTTTACTGATTTTGCCGCTGAATTGACTCTGCAAGATTATCGCACAGGAACGCTTCTGGCCTACTCGGTGCAAGCCACCCCTGCGATTCCGGTGCCGACGCTGTTTGTGCAACAAGCAATCCAGCTAGATTTGCCAACTAACATGCGGCAGATGCGCCAAGTGCTTTGTGTTAAGTAG